From Slackia heliotrinireducens DSM 20476:
TCCGGAAGCTATCGTTGGGCATATCGCGGGCATTACAGGGCTTGCGCCCAACTGCGATCCCGCCACGCCGGAACAGCTTCTGGAGACGTTCACGATCGGCCGGCTCTCAACCTGCTTCGACGATCTTGTCCAAATCCAGTGGCGCTAGAGGTTCGCTCTAATACCCCAATGTGCGGTCGACCAGGCGGGCGAGCGGCCTGCCAGAAGCGTAGTTCTTCAGGTCCTCGCAGAACAGGCGCACGCACTCGTCACGGGTCCATGCCATGGTCATGTTGCCTGAAACATGGGGCGTGATCAGGATGTTCTTAGCGTCCCACAGCGGATGGTCTGCCGGCAGGGGCTCAGGCGACATCACGTCCAGCGCAGCGCCTGCCAGATGCCCACTTTCGAGGGCCTCGATGAGCGCCGGCTGGTCTACGGCCGTTCCGCGGCCCACGTTGATCACAAGCGCGCCTTCGGGAAGCAGCGCGATGCGGTCCTTCGTCAGGACGCCCTGCGTTTCCGGGGTGCCCGGCAGCGCCATGACCAGGACGTCTAGGCGGGGGAGCACTTCGTCCAGCTGGGCGATAGGGAAGACCTGGTCGAAGGGTTCGCGGGGCGCACCTGTTCGGCTGATGCCGATGACGGGCCTGGCGCCCAGGCTCAAGACCTTGCGGGCGTATTCCGAACCGATGTTGCCGGCTCCCAGAACGCCTATCTGGACTTCACGAATCGACCTGATAGGAAGCTGGTTTTCCCAACGGCGTTCAGCGGTGATCCGAGCGTATTCGGGCATGCGGCGCAGCAGCATGAGGGTGGTCATGACCAAGTGTTCGCCGATGGTTTCGTCATAGGCTCCAGAGGAGCAGCTGAGCAGGCATTCCTGCGTAGGGAACCACTCGGGGTGCGCGCAGTAGGGATCAACACCCGCAAACGAGCAGCAATACCATTTCAGGCGATCCGTTGCGGCCTGCAGCGCCTCGGGCGAGTGCGCGAAGAGGATCTCCGCCTCGGCTATGCGGGATTTCGCACCTTCTACCTGGTCGTTCACGTAGAATCGGGCGTCGAATCCGAGCTTGGACGCGACTTCTTGGATCTGACGCTTCTGTTGGTCGTTCAGCCATTCGATGCACACGCAGATGATACGTTCCATGCTCTCCACCTTCCTTTAGAGGACGAAGTTGACGGCGCAGGGGAGCGCCAGCATTAGGGCGTAGTACACGTTCAAAGTGATGTTCACGCTGAGAATCTGCGGCATGGCGCCGTCGCGGGATGCGGGAACCATGGGATTGCGCCACAGTGCCCGCAGCTGCGGGTATGCAGTAAGCAGCATAAACGGTACCAGGATGAGGGATGCGGCCAGATCGCCCGGAACCTCAAAACCGTTGTACAAGGCCGCGCGCAACACGGATAGAAGGCAGATTGCGGCGATCCAGATGACGATGAGTGCGTGGTACATCTTAAGCGCGCGGTCGTGCCCTAAAAGCACAGGCAGCGTCTTGCGGCCGGCTTCGATGTCCTTGTCGATGTCGCAGGTGTTGTTGGTCATCATGATGAGGCCGATGCCGATGATGAGCGGCAAAGCGTACAGCAACACCATCCAATCGAAGCTTTTCGTTAAGGAATAGTAGCTGGCCAGACAGATAAGGGCGCCCATGACAAAGCCGCTGACGAGCTCGCCGATAGGAAGATAGGAGATGGGCGTTTTTCCGCCGGAGTACAGAAACACGATGGCGGCTCCGATAAGGGCGATGCCCAGCGGGATGAACCCTGCGTGGTAGATGACATAGATGCCCAGCAGAAACGCCGTGACCAGCAAGCCTACAGCGAAGGCCAGCACGCTTTTCAGATTCAGGTTGTTATACACAAGCACCGCATCGGTCACGTCGTCGGATGAGTTCTCGACCGTATCGACCCCTTTGACATAGTCGAAGTAATCGTTCAGAACGTTCACACAGGATTGCATGAGCACGCTGATCGCTAACAGCACCAGTGTCATGCTAAGGGAAACGGGAACCGTGCCGGAATAGCAAACGCCAACGCCACATGCCACATAATTAGGGCCTGAACAGGCAAGACACACTGCCGCTAAGACAGGGAGGATGGATGCGGGCCAGGTATGCGGAGCTACTTCCTGCCACATCAGCTTTGGTGTGAATGCGTCGTACGCCTGTTCGCTATCCATCAAATCACGATTTGACATCTGCATGCTCCTAGAATCGAACGTTTCGGTTTTTAGATTGTACCACAGACATGCATCAACATGACCACTTCACATATGCGTGGCACAATTGCATACTGCTGCGGATGAACCGTGGCAAGAAGGGAAGTGTACGTATGGGATTGAATGTGCTGGCGGTCGCTATCGGCGGCGGCATCGGTGCTACGTTGCGATATTTGGTCAGCTATTGGTTCGGTATTGCAGGCATCACAAGCAATTTTCCATGGTCGACATTCGTGGTGAACGCGGTGGGATGCTTTGCTATAGGGTTCATGTCGGTCGTGTTCGATGGGCCTATGGGAAAGAACCTGGGCACCTGGAGGATTTTCGCCATCACCGGGATGACGGGCGGATTCACAACGCTTTCCACGTTCGGGCTCGAAACCATCAATCTGTTCGAGCGCGGTGCCTTCGGGTACGCCGTCATCAACTTCGTCGCTAACATCGGCATCTGTTTCGTCGGCATCCTCATCGGCCGAGCCGTGGGCCGCATGGTGTTCCATGCGGTTTAATGCAACCGAGCCTCTTTTGATCGACCAGTTTCGATCTTGTGGCTTTTGTAGGGGATATTCCGCCTCTGTCTGCCTTCGGATGAGAACAATGCAACTTTACATAAGATATATTATCAGCTTCATGTGTAAAATATAGGGGGAGCAGCCGATTGATGTATCCCGAAGTCTTTTGTCAACTTCTGTTCCCGGCCAGTTACAACCGGATCTGAAGCCGCCGGTTTACACCGCTATGGAGTTACGTTCGTTAGGATTGCTCGTCGCTTGCCGCTTGCGTTTTATTTCGTTTAAGCCGCTCTTCTGGTCGGTTCGCTGGAAACCGACCTCCAAATGATTCGTCTTTGGTTTTCGAGTAGCTTAGTCATCAATTGATGCTCCGGCAATCGTTTTCAGGCTTCCATTATAGTATCCTAAGCTGCCTATAAGCCTCTGACCTGCGCTTTTATATAGCGACGCTCTGAGAGCCGTTATAAGGCCCCGTTTTAGTTTCAGACGACTAAGTACTCGTGGAAAATGAGGTTTTTACCTTCGGAATTATCGCTAGCCGTCGAGATTGCAAGATTCAAAGGGTTCGGATGCATTTGTCGGAACCGAACCGCAGACGTTGGCCAATATTTGGATGCATGCATCTGGAAAACAGCTTTCAAGTCGCCATGAATCTCGACTCAGCAAAATTAGAAGCGACCGAAACTGCCGAACGGCCTATAGCAAGTTGCCTTGGTCGTCCGGCAGGCGTTCGATTCTAAATGTCTGAAAGCGTGCAAGCCCTGATTCTTGTTTTCTTTAACACAAAGAGCTGGCAGGATTTGTTCGATGCTGTATGCTAGCTTCAAAATGCAAATACGAACAAATATACGACCGTATTTAACTAGTGGACAAATGTTCGTATTCAGTACAAAAACACGAACATAAGCCTAGCAGCAACGCACGCCGTTCGGTACGGGCTTTTCGGGCATGGCTAGGACCGGCATGATGCCGTCCTCGTATCCGATGTCGTACAGCAGCCCCTCGGAATATTCGCCTGCCATCTTCTTTTTGGCCAGGTTCACGACGAACAGCGCTTGGCAGCCTTCGATTTCTTGCGGGTTCTCGCGTTCTTCACGCATGCCGCTTAGAATCTGCCGTTTGAAGTCGCCGAAGTCTACGGTCAGCTTGACCAACTTGTCGGACTTCGCAACGTTCTCGACCTTTTCGATCAACCCCACGCGGATATCGATCTTATCAAGGTCCTCAAAGCTGATGGTTTCCTTCACAGGTGCGCTCATGCGGCTCTCCTCTCTCGCTTGCTCTAACGATAGTTCGAGTATAGCAGCATCTTTCATTTATAACTGATAGCTGCTATGATAAATGCGAACATATTTTCGTACGAAAGATTATAATTGGATACACACGAACAAATATCCGTATTCGGTTTTGAAGGTGAATGGAACGGCCCTGCCATCCTTCTGGTTGACCTGGACGCCTTTTTCGCATCGGTCGAACAGTTGGACCATCCTGCATGGCGTGGCAAACCGGTCATCGTCGGAGGCAATGCGGACAAGCACGGCGTGGTGTCCACGGCCAGTTACGAGGCCCGCGTGTACGGTGTGCACAGCGCCATGCCCGCATCGCAGGCGCGCAGCCTGTGCCCTCATGCCATCTGGACGCCCGGACATTTCGACCGTTATCGTGAAATGTCCCGTAAGGTTATGGCGATCATCCACGACGAGAGCCCTCACGTGCAGCAAGTCAGTATCGACGAGGCTTTTGTGGACGTGTCGCCGACGCGCGTAAACCGTGAAAGCCCGGTAAGCATCGCGCAACGCATCCAGTCTCGGGTGGCGAAGCTCGGCATCACGTGCTCAATCGGCGTCGGGACCAGCAAGACCATTGCCAAAATCGCCTCAGACATGGACAAGCCGCGGGGGCTTACGGTGGTATTCCCCGGTCGTGAGCTCGACTTCCTCTCCCCTCTTCCCGTTCGCGCCATGTCTGGCGTGGGATCGCGGGCCGAAGAGTTGCTGAAGGCCCACGGCGTGGAGACCTTGGGGCAGATGGCAAAAGCCCCTGAATCGCTGCTGCATTCAATCTACGGCAAGAATGCGGACATGATGCGCAACCGATGCCTGGGGCTTGACGCAACCGCGGTTGCACAGGACGACACCGTGAAATCCGTGTCCAGCGAAACCACCATGGCTGACGACCTTGTCACCTTCGACGACATTTCAGCAGTGGCGGGTTCGATGGCGGCCAAGACCTGCCGGCGCCTGCGTGCCAAGGGGCTGAAGGGCACAACGTTGGCTCTGAAAATCCGCTTTTCGGACCGATCCACCCGAAGCGTGCAGCAGCAGCTGGAAGAGCCCTCAGACAATGAGCATGAGCTTATCCCGCTGCTCGACGCCATGATCGGGCACCTATGGAAGCCTGGCATGAAAGTTCGTCTTATCGGGGTCGCGGTCACCGGTTTCGACGCCGATGACCTGGTGCAGGATTCCTTGTTCGACGCATCCGAGTACGACGATGCGCCTCCGGAGCCACCTTCGCGCCATGTCATGTCCAAGGAGCAAGGCGAGCACCTCGCGTCGGCGACCGACCTGGTCAAGAACCGGTTCGGTGAAGGCGCCCTGGTGTTCGGCCGCGATTTGAAGATGCGTTCCAATACCACCGGCACAGCAGCTAAGAACCCCGAGGATTACCGGTAGCCGCACTCTAGAAGATGTCGATGCAGCTCGTGTCGTCGAACACGCACGGGCTCAACTGCGTCATGCCGCCACGGCATTGCTGGCGCACGAACTCCATGATGTGCGGCATGGCGTTGTCGAAAAGGTCTATGCCTTCCTGAATGGTGTTTCGGATAATATCGCGGTTCCTGAAGACCGTCTTCGTCCAAGTCAACTCTCCAGTGCGCATGACGGGCATAATGTCGGCGAAATCACCTTCGCACTCGGGAACGAAGTCGTTTGGCTGGAACAGGAAATGGCGGATAGAGTCGTGGATAAAGCCGATGTCGGGAAGCATGAATGCAGGGCTGACCAGCACGTCTACGGTGTGCTTTTGCAAGTGCAGGCTTACCGCAAGGCATCCGTAGTCGCGGCGGACGTACAGGATGGCAGAAGAGCGCCCCGTAGGAATCCATTCGGTGTCGGGCATGTCCCAGGCGAAATCTTCGCTGGCTTCAATAACAGCTTTGTCGACGATCATGGCGGTTCCTTTCAGCTAGTAGAGGCGGTCGTCCCACGGGTCGCACCCGCAGGCGACCGCTGCGATTGTGGCGACGGTGGTCGAGGCTTCGACGATGAGCGCTTTGCAGAAGTCGTCGAAGTGTCCCAGGTTATCCGAGGTGAATTCCTCCAGGTAGACGGGACGCGAGCTCACGAAATACACCGTGTCGTCGATAAGCTTGTATTCCCCGAGGATCTTCATCTGGTTGGTGTGGCGAAGGAATTTTTCCGCGTTTTCTCGGGCGAACCCGCAGGGCACCGTGAAGTGCGTGTTCACATAGAATTCGAGCGCATTGTCCCAGCCGCTGTAGGACATGGTCAGCCGGGTGTTGATCATGCAATCCGGTCCTTCGCCGACGGCGATCGCTCCCAGATGCGTGCCCGAGGTGGAGAACCTGTTCCAATCAGTCATCGTCCATGTCAGCTCGATGGAATCTTCGAACAGATGCATCACTTCCGGAGGCACGTTGCGGGCTACGACGGTTTCCACATCGTCATCGTCGAACGGATCCGGCAGGTATTCGCGCCCGTTCCGGGTTGGCGTACCGGCTTTTACGGACGCGTGTTCCAGGTCCGCCCGATCTTTCTCATCAGGTTCCCTCTCGGGTGTTCCCGGCTTAGGTCCAGCCTGGTCAGGTTCGTTTTCCTGCATCAGGTGATCCGGTGCGACAATCGTGGGCCTGACGTCTTCGGTCTTGTTGAACAACGACATAATCCTTCCTTTCCGCCGCAGGACACGTGGCCCTGCGGCTGTCGATTACCTCCCGCTTACGAGCTCAATCAGCTCTTCATGGTTCGGCATGCTTGCTGCGCCTGCCGAAATGACGCTTTCGCCCAGGTCGTGCTTCTTGTGCTGCAAGCCCAGGATGCGGTCCTCGATGGTGTTTTCCGCAATGATCTGGTAGACGAACACGCTGCTGTCCTGACCCAGGCGCCAGAGGCGCGAATAGGCTTGGGTCTGCGCGGCTTCATGCCAGAACGGGTCAGCGATGATCGCCGTCGAGGCTCCGGTCATGTTCAATCCCACGCCGCCTGCGCGCATGGATACCAGCAGCACCGGCGTCTCATCCTTGTTGAAAGCGTCCACGATGCCCACGCGGTCCGAAGCCGGCGTGTCGCCGATGATCCAGTCGTGTGCGATGCCGTTCCGGTTGAGGCGTTTCGAGATAGATTCCAGAAACGACACCCATTGGGAGAATATGACGGTCTTGCTGCCCACTTCGCGGGCCTGTTCGACAAGGTTGACGATGGCATCCAGTTTGCCTGACCCGCCGTCGTAATCTTCGTACACCAATCCGGGGTCGCAGCATACCTGGCGTAGGCGCGTGATTTCTGCAAGCAGCTGGATGTCCTCCATGTCGCGTTCGGCCAGTTTGCTCTGCAGGCGCTGCTCGCGCGCGTGGTACAGGCGGCTCTGCTCGACAGTCATGGGCGCGTAGTGCACCGATTCGACCAGCTCGGGCAAATCCGTTAGCACCTCGCGGGTCAAACGGCGCAGGATGAATGGCTCCACCAGGGCTTTCAGCTTGGAGGTCGCTTCTTCGTTCCCGCGGACGATCGGCGTCTCGTAGCGGCTGCGGAACTGCTCGTAGTTGCGGGCCAGCATGCCTGGGATGCAGAAATCCATGATGGAGTAGAGCTCGCTTAACCGGTTCTCAACGGGCGTGCCGGTGATGGCGATGCGCCCCTCCCCTTTTAGACGTTTGCATGCGCGGGCGGACTTGGTTGCCGGGTTCTTGATACGGTTCGCTTCATCAAGCGCGATGATGTCGAATTCGGACCTATCGTAGAGCTCGATATCACGCCACAGTGCATCGTAGCTGGTCACAAGCACGTCGTGCTCGACAGCGTGAGCGATGTCGAGGGCGCGTTTAGCGCGGGGGCCCACGGCCGCCACCACGTCCATGTCTGGCGCGAAGCGTTCGAACTCTGCCAACCAGTTCTGCACCAACGAGCTCGGGCACACCACCATGCAGGGACGGCTGCGGTTCTTCGTGTTTCGGCGATACACCATGACGACGATGGTCTGGGCGGTCTTGCCGAGGCCCATCTGGTCGGCCAGAATCGCGCCACCGAACCCGTTCTCCATTCGTGAGTTGAGCCAGGCGAAACCTTCCTGCTGATATGGGCGCAGCGTGCCGGTAAACGCGATCGGCACCTGGTATTCCGCCTCCTGAACATCCGTTATGCGCGCGAGGTATTCGCCTACGCTGTCGTCGACCTGGGTAGCATATCCCCGGTCGTGTTCGCCGGGTTTCGGCAGAAGCAGAGCCTTGTATCCGGGGAGCTTGGCTTGGCCATCCATCAGGTCATTGTCATCAAGGCCCAGGTCATCGGCTATTTCGTAGACCTGTTGCAACGATTCATCGTCTAGCCTCACGATGCGGCCGTTGGACAGGCGATGGAACTTCTTCTTCAAGCGGTAGGCGTGCAGGATGCGGTTGATGTCCTCGTCAGGCACCTCGTCGCCCGTGATACGCACATTGAGCAGGCCGGATTCGACCGAAACGCCCACCTGCAGTTGCATAGGCGTTGGCTGGCTGATGCGTTTGAACAGATCGGTCACGAACACTTCCCCGAGCCTGGAAAAGTCCTTCACGCCTTCGGTCACGAATTCCATGAGTTGATCGAGCTCCGTGCATTGCTTCAGGAAGAACTCCTCGCCGTCGCAGTGCTCGAAGTCGTGATGGTTAAGAAGCGCATAGGCCTGTTCTTCATGGTCGCGATCCGGACCTGCAGAAACGGCATCGAGCAGTCCGCGTTTCCTTCCGCCTGAAAGCACGCGGGCGTCGCACCAGATTCTACCGCTGCGGTTAGCGTCGAAGTAGAATTGCATGACATGCCCCGGATTTCCATCCATGTGCTCAAGCGCCCAAGCGGCGGATGGCGACGGCAGATGGCGCACGTCCCGTACCCAGTCCATGGACTGGAACGATTGCCCCTCTTCGGGAACGGTGACGGACAGCGTGCTGTTCCCGAACGGCGATTTGCTGTCGGGGATGCTGATGCGTACCGGTTTAAGCAGGGGGATGCCGTGTGCCCTGTTTGAGATGAGCATCTCGACCATATGAGGCAACGTGTGCGACAAGGTGTTGTTGTGCCCCTCGAACTCTTCAGGCTTCGCAACGAACCGCAACGCCAGCGCAACGCCGTAGCTCGACACGTTCTCGGATTTGAATTGGACGTTGTTCACTACCTGAAGCTCTTGCAGAAGGTCGCCCGTCACGGTGTTGAACTTGACCGCGACAAACGACGGCGTCGCCGCGCTGGCGTTAGGTGCCGTCGCGACAGTGGCCGCGATTACGGTGCACAGCCCCTTGTATCCGCAGGACAAGTTTGTAAACAGGGTGAACTTCGTCCTTGAGAGTGCCGACGCTTCGGCGTAGGTCAGCTTGGAAACCTGTTTGCGGATGCGCGACTCGTCAAGCATGATGGATCCTTTCGTGAACGCCCCGAGGGGCTTCTCTTGCGGAACCATCATCCGCTACGCGCAATTCACGAATTGCGCAATGCGCCGCCATTCTGCACGACGA
This genomic window contains:
- a CDS encoding tRNA-binding protein codes for the protein MSAPVKETISFEDLDKIDIRVGLIEKVENVAKSDKLVKLTVDFGDFKRQILSGMREERENPQEIEGCQALFVVNLAKKKMAGEYSEGLLYDIGYEDGIMPVLAMPEKPVPNGVRCC
- the crcB gene encoding fluoride efflux transporter CrcB, translating into MGLNVLAVAIGGGIGATLRYLVSYWFGIAGITSNFPWSTFVVNAVGCFAIGFMSVVFDGPMGKNLGTWRIFAITGMTGGFTTLSTFGLETINLFERGAFGYAVINFVANIGICFVGILIGRAVGRMVFHAV
- a CDS encoding prenyltransferase; protein product: MSNRDLMDSEQAYDAFTPKLMWQEVAPHTWPASILPVLAAVCLACSGPNYVACGVGVCYSGTVPVSLSMTLVLLAISVLMQSCVNVLNDYFDYVKGVDTVENSSDDVTDAVLVYNNLNLKSVLAFAVGLLVTAFLLGIYVIYHAGFIPLGIALIGAAIVFLYSGGKTPISYLPIGELVSGFVMGALICLASYYSLTKSFDWMVLLYALPLIIGIGLIMMTNNTCDIDKDIEAGRKTLPVLLGHDRALKMYHALIVIWIAAICLLSVLRAALYNGFEVPGDLAASLILVPFMLLTAYPQLRALWRNPMVPASRDGAMPQILSVNITLNVYYALMLALPCAVNFVL
- a CDS encoding DEAD/DEAH box helicase; translation: MLDESRIRKQVSKLTYAEASALSRTKFTLFTNLSCGYKGLCTVIAATVATAPNASAATPSFVAVKFNTVTGDLLQELQVVNNVQFKSENVSSYGVALALRFVAKPEEFEGHNNTLSHTLPHMVEMLISNRAHGIPLLKPVRISIPDSKSPFGNSTLSVTVPEEGQSFQSMDWVRDVRHLPSPSAAWALEHMDGNPGHVMQFYFDANRSGRIWCDARVLSGGRKRGLLDAVSAGPDRDHEEQAYALLNHHDFEHCDGEEFFLKQCTELDQLMEFVTEGVKDFSRLGEVFVTDLFKRISQPTPMQLQVGVSVESGLLNVRITGDEVPDEDINRILHAYRLKKKFHRLSNGRIVRLDDESLQQVYEIADDLGLDDNDLMDGQAKLPGYKALLLPKPGEHDRGYATQVDDSVGEYLARITDVQEAEYQVPIAFTGTLRPYQQEGFAWLNSRMENGFGGAILADQMGLGKTAQTIVVMVYRRNTKNRSRPCMVVCPSSLVQNWLAEFERFAPDMDVVAAVGPRAKRALDIAHAVEHDVLVTSYDALWRDIELYDRSEFDIIALDEANRIKNPATKSARACKRLKGEGRIAITGTPVENRLSELYSIMDFCIPGMLARNYEQFRSRYETPIVRGNEEATSKLKALVEPFILRRLTREVLTDLPELVESVHYAPMTVEQSRLYHAREQRLQSKLAERDMEDIQLLAEITRLRQVCCDPGLVYEDYDGGSGKLDAIVNLVEQAREVGSKTVIFSQWVSFLESISKRLNRNGIAHDWIIGDTPASDRVGIVDAFNKDETPVLLVSMRAGGVGLNMTGASTAIIADPFWHEAAQTQAYSRLWRLGQDSSVFVYQIIAENTIEDRILGLQHKKHDLGESVISAGAASMPNHEELIELVSGR
- the dinB gene encoding DNA polymerase IV, which encodes MDTHEQISVFGFEGEWNGPAILLVDLDAFFASVEQLDHPAWRGKPVIVGGNADKHGVVSTASYEARVYGVHSAMPASQARSLCPHAIWTPGHFDRYREMSRKVMAIIHDESPHVQQVSIDEAFVDVSPTRVNRESPVSIAQRIQSRVAKLGITCSIGVGTSKTIAKIASDMDKPRGLTVVFPGRELDFLSPLPVRAMSGVGSRAEELLKAHGVETLGQMAKAPESLLHSIYGKNADMMRNRCLGLDATAVAQDDTVKSVSSETTMADDLVTFDDISAVAGSMAAKTCRRLRAKGLKGTTLALKIRFSDRSTRSVQQQLEEPSDNEHELIPLLDAMIGHLWKPGMKVRLIGVAVTGFDADDLVQDSLFDASEYDDAPPEPPSRHVMSKEQGEHLASATDLVKNRFGEGALVFGRDLKMRSNTTGTAAKNPEDYR
- a CDS encoding D-2-hydroxyacid dehydrogenase codes for the protein MERIICVCIEWLNDQQKRQIQEVASKLGFDARFYVNDQVEGAKSRIAEAEILFAHSPEALQAATDRLKWYCCSFAGVDPYCAHPEWFPTQECLLSCSSGAYDETIGEHLVMTTLMLLRRMPEYARITAERRWENQLPIRSIREVQIGVLGAGNIGSEYARKVLSLGARPVIGISRTGAPREPFDQVFPIAQLDEVLPRLDVLVMALPGTPETQGVLTKDRIALLPEGALVINVGRGTAVDQPALIEALESGHLAGAALDVMSPEPLPADHPLWDAKNILITPHVSGNMTMAWTRDECVRLFCEDLKNYASGRPLARLVDRTLGY